Sequence from the Microtus ochrogaster isolate Prairie Vole_2 unplaced genomic scaffold, MicOch1.0 UNK409, whole genome shotgun sequence genome:
GTAAAATATGACATTGATATTTATGTTTTGAGTCTTGCTCTTCCATAAAGGCCCCCATATCTAACAACGGATAGAATAATGAGGTTGTAGTCTGGTAAGAGAGATATTTAGGGATATGGGCTCCTTCAAGCAAGACCCTCAAGGCCCTGCCCAGCAACTACTGTATACTCCTGGcgtttctctcccctctctcccagctGGATACAATAACCAGTCATGATGTTTGTTGTAGATCATGACAGGTCATGGGGACCTGGGGTGAAAGATGAGCTCATAATTAAATGATCTGAGTTTATCCTTCTGTCTGCACCATTAAATCTACTCTATCTAATAGGACTATGCAAAGCTTGCTGAGGGGTGATGGTgcgtgctttaatcccagcactcaagaggcagaggcaagtttatctttgtgagttcaaggccagccagcctgatctacaaagtgagagAAAGCCTGTATGCTCTCACTCTTTACCCTGCTGTAGAGGCCTTGACAATGTATCTCTTTTTACACTGTAGGATTGGCCTTGCCATCTCCAGACGTCTGGCTGAAGATGGGGCCCATGTAGTCATCAGCAGCCGCAAACAGGAGAATGTGGACCGTGCAGTGGCAAAACTACAGGAAGAGGGGCTGAGTGTTTCTGGCATCGTGTGCCATGTGGGGAAGCCAGAGGATCGAGAAAGGCTGGTAACCACGGTGAGCAGGAAGGATATGGGCTCGGGGCCAAGAGGTGGCAGAAGGGAGGCAGCTTGTACCCTCATCCCTGACGTTAAGACAGCACTGATGAGATACAGCCCAGCACTGACTCCTGCCAGCATCCCAGTCCCACACCCAAACTAGTCCACCaataatcttttaaagatttattttattatgtttaattgtGAGTATGTCAGGGTGAGTGCTTGT
This genomic interval carries:
- the LOC101992675 gene encoding dehydrogenase/reductase SDR family member 4-like, yielding MQKAGLLLGGWTRAWKLVRMASSGVIRRNPLANKVALVTASTDGIGLAISRRLAEDGAHVVISSRKQENVDRAVAKLQEEGLSVSGIVCHVGKPEDRERLVTT